The stretch of DNA TCGCGTTCAACGAGGCgttcgtcgagctcggcatgGAGGGCGCGTCCTGGTCCGAGGAGCGCTACCTCTCCCTGCTCCGCACCGGCGGGGGCACCGCCGAAGGGATGGTGGAGCGGTACTTTCACTTCTACGGGTACCCCACCCCCGAGCTCCGGGACCCGACCGCGCACATCCCCGACGAGGTCGGCCAAGCCGCGATGTCCGGCTCGATTCGACCCGAAGGGTGgaacgccgagggcgcgtccgtcgccgcgcaggccgcggcgatccaggcggcggcgtccagaAACCCCCTCAACCGCGAACTGCTCGCGAGGCGAAGGCTGGAGTGGATCGACGAGGTGGtggcgaagaaggacgagCGACTCCGCGCGATCGTCTCCGAGGGCCGTCTCAAGCTCCGCAAGGGTGCGCTCGACTTTATCGACGAGTgcctcctcgaggacggcgcgcagGTGGTCTTCGTGGGAGCcacggcgtccgccccggAGGAAGGGGTCCTCGACGCAGTGCTGGAAGCCATCGGCCCGCTGCGAGCGGCGGCCATCACCCAGTGCGGCGGGCACGAGCAGATCGACGGATGCGAGTTCCAGTCCTTCGAGAACTACCACGCGAACAACATCGTCAAGGACATCACCGCCAACGGCGaagtcgcggcgcgggaggagcaGTTGCAGGCGGtcaacggcgacgtcgacgtccgcaAGGAGATGCAGGCCATGATGAAGCAGCGCAAGGGCGAACTGCTGGCCGAGGAGATCGGCGGCGATCTGCAGCGCCAACGGTTCGACAgcaacgtcgtcgtcgacagCGGCGTCTTCTGCACCAGCACCAGGAGCGTGATCAGCGCGGAGGCCGTGCGGGGCATGCTCGAGGCGAAGGGCTTCGGCAAGGATCGCGCCATCTTCGTCGGagcctcgaggacgacgtgcgccgaggctggcgccgccggtgtctTCAACGTCctcgcgaggaccgcgcaCCAGGCGGACTCGCAGATCACCGACGTGGCGTGCGTCGTggacggcttcggcggcggcggcgggctgaCGCTGAGGTACATCaagcgtcgcgccgccgcgtgggacggtcgcgcggcgacgatggacgagaCGTGAACGCGATCGTCGTTTGGCTTTCACATTCGTTTGGATTTACGTTCGTTTGGAGAGGAGgggacgcacgcgcggggcggatggagcgggcgggcgggcgggcggtcGCACGGGAAGGTGTACGAGTAATTCAGTTCGCGCACGGGAGCCGCGGATGGGACTGGTTGCACGGGAACGGGAAAGAAAAGGGGAAAGATGTATGAGTAATTCAGTTCGTGTATGAGTACAAGCTTGAGCTATGTTGATCCGATTTCAACTCTTCCTCGTCGAGAGCACGCCGTAAAACTCCAGGTTGGACAGCCGAAGCCTCCACCCCGACACCTCCCCTCCCATCCCCGTGTTCTCCGTCAGCCTCACCCGCAGGTACCGACACGAGCGCCCGCTCccaggcggcggcaccggccACGCGCCCCAaacccccggcgtcgccagcgcgtcgtcccccgagTGCCTCCGTAACGTCCACCAATTCGTACCGTCCGCGGACCCTTCGAGCACCCAGCACCTCGGCTGTCCCTCCAACTCGCCGttgcgcctcgccgcgtagTAATCGCAGCGCAGCGATTTGTTCGGCccgaggtcgacgcgccACCACCCGCCCTCCCACTCGCCCGTGTTCGGGTTACGCGAGGGCCCGGCGAAGTTGGTCCGATTAaacgcgtcggacgcgacgtccgtcggggacgtgcccccgcgcgacgccggcgacgacgcggtcacgtccacggcgccggtTCGCGCGGGGTTGAAGaagtcgcccccgccgatgacgccgccgcctcccccgcctaATCCTCCCCGCCCGAGGTACCGGAACAGGCCGTTACCGTCTCCCGCGCAGAGAAAGGAGAGCACGGCGCCGTGTCCCCGCcggggcgagcgcctcgtcgccgcgagtttgacgagacgcgcgcggagcctCCGGTCGCGGACAgacccgccccccgcgccgaacgcgtttgcgcacgacgcgatgcAAACGGAGGAGCCGTGCGGGGAAACGCGCatgcgagccgcgcgggatAGAGGCGAActccctcctccgcgctccgTCCGCCCCGGGCTCCCGTCCTCATCATCGTCATCCATCGCCTCCATCACCTCCGTcaccccgaccgccgccgccgccgccgccgccgccgaacccgccgaacccgcctcgtcgtcctcgtcgtcctcgtcgtccgcctgtTCGTTTTCCGGGTATTCCAAACCCAAACCTATGTCGGGtatcctccgcgcccgcgcctcggcgacgagctctcggagcgcgccaacgccgtccgcgtccatgcgaacgcgcgccgcccatTCCTCGCACTGCTCCAGCGTCTCGGTGGTCAGCGTGGGGAACCGAACGTGCGGCAAcacctcgcgcacctcgtcgccccgcctGCCGACGCACCATTCCCGAACGTGTTCCCACACATCatcctcggacgcgacggagtcTCCCAGGGCGTCGTGGGTCAGCACCGCGACGAGGTGCTCGGGGGTGATCCGCGCCATGCCGGCcgggtccgcgcgggcgacggccgGGAGGTTCCGCGCGATCGTTTCGACGCATCGAACGAGCagggaggcgctcggcgcgacggggcggccCGGCTCCGTTGTTAGATTGCGTCGAGGAGAGAGTCCACGGAGGTTCTCGACGTCCGCaaccgcggggggcggcgcggggcggcggcctccgcgcggcgagtccgcgggcgtcgcggaccaCGAGTTGACCCTGGATCCGCCATCGGGGTCCAGCGCCCTCACCTCGATGTCTCGATACTGCGCGTAGTCGTCCCAGGTGGACAGGCCGATCTCGCAGATGGGGTCGGTGTGCGGTTCCGGGTCGACCCACGCGTGCCGGAGGTGTTCcccgacgcccacgacgagcgcgccgcgcttggGGTACCAGCTGACGAAGCACCTGGTGAACGCATCGCGGCCTCGCGCGGGAAGCAGCGGCACGGCCGGCCCTTTCGCGAGCtccacgacgcgcccgtTCTTCTCGATGACGCACGCGGAGTTGCGATGGCTGCCGATTATGACGAGGTAGGTTGACGCGTCGACCTTGGCCGGGTCGTCCTGTCGCCCCGACCAGTggtcgagccgccgcgcgggcctcgagTCCAACTCCGACTTGGACGTGCGGCGACCTTTGAGGATCACGGTGACGTCGCtgtcagccttggcgtcgaagGACACCACGATGCCTTCGCCACCCtcggagctcgcggtggtCAGGCTCTCCGCGTCAGGGCTCGAGAGCCACGCGCAGTCGAACGGGGGCacgacgagcacgtcgtTCGAGACTCTGATTACCATCCCCGCGGACGGGCACCGTGGGTTCGCGAACCAACCCTCGGGACCCTCGCGAcgagtccgccgcgcgcgcgagcggcagCGCGTTACCGGTGTGATGATGTCGCAACGTTTCCGGAGTCACAGttcggggcgcgccgacctCATGGCGATGAAGACGACGATCTGGCGGCCGAACGTGAGAGTGACGCTCGACGAGTATGGCGAAGTCGAGGACACGGAGCGAGGTGGAGAGGAGGTGACGAAGcaggggacgaagcggaagagagcccctcGCCCGAAGGGGccgtgcgagcacggggtgaagtatCGGTCGCGATGCAAGGTGTGCGgcgcttgtccgcacgggaagAGGCGCTGTtattgcaaggagtgcggtggtgcatcaatctgcgagcacggccgtcagcgctctcattgcaaggagtgcggcggtgcatcaatctgcgagcacggtcgtcagcgccatcagtgcaaggagtgcggtgggtctggaatctgcgagcacggtcgtcaccgCTTTagctgcaaggagtgcggtgggtctggaatctgcgagcacggtcgtatacgctctgcatgcaaggagtgcggtggcgGCTCgttctgcgagcacggtcgtcagcgctctatatgcaaggagtgcggtggggctggaatctgcgagcacagccgtcggcgctctcagtgcaaggagtgcggtgggggctcaatctgccagcacggtcgtcggcgctctcagtgcaaggactGTCGAGGCGAACGTCTGTAATCGAACGCACTTTTTGCATCTGATCAAACCTTCTGTTGCTTCGCGCTACAACtactccgccgcgcccgacgcatcgacgtAATCGTCACAACTCGGTCGCCATGATCCTCTCCACCACCTCCGCGAAGCTCATACCCAGGTGCCCCGCGCTCAGCGACAGCGCCCCGAGGAAGATCCTGTacggcacccgccgcccgtgtCCCGGGTGCCTCGCCTTGGCCCGCGCGAacacgaccgcggcgccggcgtttGTCAGCCTCGTCTCCGGAGTCTCCGAGGACCCGCGGGACCCGTCGTGCAACAAacccgcgcgatcgagcagcgcgcggtacgagtcgccgtcgatctcgccgttgacgtcggcgacggcccggAACTTGGCGGCGAACGGGTGGGAGTCGTCGAAGACGTACTCGCGCTGCACGGGAACCGGCTTGGCGCTCGGCTTCGCTCGGCCGCCGAGCTTGAGCGCCCTCACCGCTGCACCcaccgcgatgaacgcgtccAGGTCCAGCGCGCCAACGCCCGACGGGTCCACGATCTTGAcgctcgcctcgagctcggacgcggcgagggcgacgtcgacgtcctccagGAGCcggagcttggcgagcgcgaaggagacgcgctcgacgtcgacgaagcCGGATTTGGACTCGGCTTCGTCGTGGGATTTGAACTCTTGCGCCCAaaccgcgcgttcctcctccgtcaGCGGGGGAGCAGccgtctgcgccgcctccgccttctcggGCTCCgacgcctcgggctcgggcgccgccgccgcctcgggctcgggctcgggcgccgcctcgggctcgggctccgcctcgggctcgggctccgcctcgggctccgccgcgtccccggtCTCGTTCCCCGCCTCTTTTTCCTTCCCtcgagccgcccgcgctcgcatcgccgcgtccaccaccggcgccgccacctGGAAGAACGTCAGCCTCCGCTcacccgcga from Micromonas commoda chromosome 3, complete sequence encodes:
- a CDS encoding predicted protein; translated protein: MVIRVSNDVLVVPPFDCAWLSSPDAESLTTASSEGGEGIVVSFDAKADSDVTVILKGRRTSKSELDSRPARRLDHWSGRQDDPAKVDASTYLVIIGSHRNSACVIEKNGRVVELAKGPAVPLLPARGRDAFTRCFVSWYPKRGALVVGVGEHLRHAWVDPEPHTDPICEIGLSTWDDYAQYRDIEVRALDPDGGSRVNSWSATPADSPRGGRRPAPPPAVADVENLRGATRCARCCRTFGSPR
- a CDS encoding predicted protein; this encodes MAMKTTIWRPNVRVTLDEYGEVEDTERGGEEVTKQGTKRKRAPRPKGPCEHGVKYRSRCKVCGACPHGKRRCYCKECGGASICEHGRQRSHCKECGGASICEHGRQRHQCKECGGSGICEHGRHRFSCKECGGSGICEHGRIRSACKECGGGSFCEHGRQRSICKECGGAGICEHSRRRSQCKECGGGSICQHGRRRSQCKDCRGERL
- a CDS encoding predicted protein, which codes for MARGTGPSRRSNRPSSRALGNSALNTRGIARGERGTRGKSSRVASRATSNEDDEPPAPEPLLVIVEVDGVLCDVHCDLHRLAFNEAFVELGMEGASWSEERYLSLLRTGGGTAEGMVERYFHFYGYPTPELRDPTAHIPDEVGQAAMSGSIRPEGWNAEGASVAAQAAAIQAAASRNPLNRELLARRRLEWIDEVVAKKDERLRAIVSEGRLKLRKGALDFIDECLLEDGAQVVFVGATASAPEEGVLDAVLEAIGPLRAAAITQCGGHEQIDGCEFQSFENYHANNIVKDITANGEVAAREEQLQAVNGDVDVRKEMQAMMKQRKGELLAEEIGGDLQRQRFDSNVVVDSGVFCTSTRSVISAEAVRGMLEAKGFGKDRAIFVGASRTTCAEAGAAGVFNVLARTAHQADSQITDVACVVDGFGGGGGLTLRYIKRRAAAWDGRAATMDET